A single Nocardioides bizhenqiangii DNA region contains:
- the zwf gene encoding glucose-6-phosphate dehydrogenase yields the protein MSMKPVTVVLFGATGDLSRRKLLPGLLHLFESGLLKDLQIVGTSLDEHTTDSFVAFAHEAVAEFAGNDGDMAAWPEFSKRLHWAPGAEGAAGLRAAVEKAEADWDGDNVRLHYLSVPPKAALAVVGTLQEADLAKGSRIVMEKPFGVDLRSARDLNSRLHKVFDESQIYRIDHFLGKEAAQNILAFRFGNGLFEPIWHRNNIDHIQIDVPEELGLEQRASFYEATGAYKDMVVTHLFQVLGFIALEPPTSLSPDAINEEKNKVFRSMLPIDPADVVRGQYQGYRDIEGVAHDSETETFIALKCYIDNWRWAGVPFYLRTGKRMAEGARIISIAFKEPPRSMFPKHSGVGDHGPDHLTFDLADKAKMSLSFYGKRPGPGMRLDKLSMQFAMGDTTWAGSVLEAYERLIYDAARGDQTLFSSAEGIERLWEVSGPLLENPPIVRPYRQGSWGPNQIHQLIAPYAWRLPFERGWRDPNSMQA from the coding sequence ATGTCGATGAAGCCGGTGACCGTCGTCCTGTTCGGGGCGACCGGAGACCTCTCGCGACGAAAGCTCCTGCCCGGCCTCCTGCACCTCTTCGAGAGCGGCCTGCTGAAGGACCTGCAGATCGTCGGCACCTCCCTCGACGAGCACACCACCGACTCCTTCGTGGCGTTCGCTCACGAGGCGGTCGCGGAGTTCGCGGGAAACGACGGGGACATGGCCGCCTGGCCCGAGTTCTCCAAGCGGCTGCACTGGGCTCCCGGCGCCGAGGGTGCGGCCGGGTTGCGCGCGGCGGTCGAGAAGGCCGAGGCCGACTGGGACGGCGACAACGTCCGGCTCCACTACCTGAGCGTGCCCCCGAAGGCCGCGCTCGCAGTGGTCGGCACGTTGCAGGAGGCCGACCTTGCCAAGGGCAGCCGGATCGTCATGGAGAAGCCGTTCGGCGTCGACCTCCGTAGCGCCCGGGACCTCAACAGCAGGCTGCACAAGGTCTTCGACGAGTCGCAGATCTATCGGATCGACCACTTCCTCGGGAAGGAAGCGGCTCAGAACATCCTCGCCTTCCGCTTCGGCAACGGCCTGTTCGAGCCGATCTGGCACCGCAACAACATCGATCACATCCAGATCGACGTGCCGGAGGAGCTCGGCCTCGAGCAGCGGGCCAGCTTCTACGAGGCGACCGGCGCCTACAAGGACATGGTCGTCACCCACCTGTTCCAGGTGCTCGGGTTCATCGCGCTCGAGCCGCCGACGTCGCTCTCGCCGGACGCGATCAACGAGGAGAAGAACAAGGTCTTCCGATCGATGCTGCCGATCGACCCGGCCGACGTCGTGCGCGGCCAGTACCAGGGCTACCGCGACATCGAGGGCGTCGCGCACGACTCGGAGACCGAGACCTTCATCGCGCTCAAGTGCTACATCGACAACTGGCGCTGGGCGGGAGTCCCGTTCTACCTGCGCACCGGCAAGCGGATGGCCGAGGGTGCGCGGATCATCTCGATCGCGTTCAAGGAGCCGCCGCGGTCGATGTTCCCGAAGCACTCCGGGGTCGGTGACCACGGCCCCGACCACCTGACCTTCGACCTCGCCGACAAGGCGAAGATGTCGCTGTCCTTCTACGGCAAGCGTCCGGGGCCGGGCATGCGTCTCGACAAGCTCTCCATGCAGTTCGCGATGGGGGACACCACGTGGGCCGGCTCGGTGCTCGAGGCCTACGAGCGACTCATCTACGACGCCGCGCGTGGTGACCAGACGCTCTTCAGCTCCGCGGAGGGCATCGAGCGGCTGTGGGAGGTCTCCGGGCCGCTCCTCGAGAACCCGCCCATCGTGCGGCCCTACCGACAGGGCAGCTGGGGTCCCAACCAGATCCACCAGCTGATCGCGCCGTACGCCTGGCGGCTGCCGTTCGAGCGTGGCTGGCGCGACCCGAACAGCATGCAGGCCTAG
- a CDS encoding flavin-containing monooxygenase, with the protein MSHVHDAVIVGAGFGGMGAAIQLRRMGYDDLLILEREDDLGGTWHVNRYPGLAVDIPSATYSYSFEPNPHWSRLFAPGAELKAYATHVADKYDVRKHMRFGIVVTGARWDDATSCWEVRLDDGTVERGRYLLTATGFLSQPRMPDIAGIDEFAGEVVHTTRWDDDVELEGKRIGIIGTGATAVQLIPKLAKVAGHLTVYQRTPIYVSPKVDGPVPGAVRKAFAKVPLTQRAARLAGTSILEVMMVAGVLHYRNLPWANAIGKAACERHLKRQIKNPELRAKLTPDYDFGCKRPTFSNTYYPTFTRPHVDLETTTIDHVDKTGIVTADGRRADLDVLVLATGFNLWDENFPAIQVIGRDVRDLGQWWRDNRFCAYEGITVPKFPNFLSLNSPYSYSGLSYFTTIETQMAHMERLFSAMQAKDVDVFEVREEANQEFLDRMTELLGNSVFNAGSCATARSYYFNQHGEAVLLRPTSTLSAHREAAHFPLDDYEFRRAERPVAV; encoded by the coding sequence ATGAGTCACGTCCACGACGCGGTGATCGTCGGTGCCGGCTTCGGCGGCATGGGAGCGGCGATCCAGCTGCGCAGGATGGGGTACGACGACCTGCTGATCCTCGAGCGCGAGGACGACCTGGGTGGCACCTGGCACGTCAACCGCTACCCGGGGCTCGCGGTCGACATCCCGTCGGCGACCTACTCCTACTCCTTCGAGCCCAATCCGCACTGGTCGCGGCTCTTCGCCCCCGGAGCCGAGCTGAAGGCCTACGCCACCCACGTCGCCGACAAGTACGACGTCCGCAAGCACATGCGGTTCGGCATCGTCGTGACCGGCGCCCGCTGGGACGACGCCACCTCCTGCTGGGAGGTCCGGCTCGACGACGGCACGGTGGAGCGCGGGCGCTACCTGCTCACCGCGACCGGCTTCCTCTCCCAGCCCCGGATGCCTGACATCGCGGGCATCGACGAGTTCGCCGGGGAGGTCGTCCACACCACCCGCTGGGACGACGACGTCGAGCTCGAGGGCAAGCGGATCGGCATCATCGGCACCGGCGCGACCGCGGTCCAGCTGATCCCGAAGCTGGCGAAGGTCGCCGGACACCTCACCGTCTACCAGCGCACGCCGATCTACGTCAGCCCCAAGGTCGACGGCCCGGTGCCCGGTGCGGTGCGGAAGGCGTTCGCGAAGGTCCCGCTGACCCAGAGGGCAGCGCGCCTGGCCGGTACGTCGATCCTCGAGGTGATGATGGTGGCAGGCGTGCTCCACTACCGGAACCTGCCGTGGGCCAACGCCATCGGCAAAGCCGCTTGCGAGCGACACCTCAAACGTCAGATCAAGAACCCGGAGCTGCGGGCGAAGCTGACGCCGGACTACGACTTCGGCTGCAAGCGTCCGACGTTCTCCAACACCTACTACCCGACCTTCACCCGGCCGCACGTCGACCTCGAGACGACCACGATCGACCACGTCGACAAGACCGGGATCGTGACCGCGGACGGCCGGCGGGCGGACCTCGACGTGCTCGTCCTCGCCACCGGCTTCAACCTGTGGGACGAGAACTTCCCGGCGATCCAGGTGATCGGCCGCGACGTCCGCGACCTCGGCCAGTGGTGGCGGGACAACCGGTTCTGCGCCTACGAGGGCATCACGGTGCCGAAGTTCCCGAACTTCCTCTCCCTCAACAGTCCGTACTCGTACTCAGGCCTCTCCTACTTCACGACCATCGAGACCCAGATGGCCCACATGGAGCGCCTCTTCAGCGCCATGCAGGCGAAGGACGTCGACGTGTTCGAGGTGCGCGAGGAGGCCAACCAGGAGTTCCTCGACCGGATGACCGAGCTCCTCGGCAACTCGGTGTTCAACGCCGGCAGCTGCGCCACCGCGCGGAGCTACTACTTCAACCAGCACGGCGAGGCCGTCCTGCTGCGGCCCACGTCGACCCTCAGCGCACACCGGGAGGCGGCGCACTTCCCGCTCGACGACTACGAGTTCCGGAGGGCGGAGCGACCGGTCGCGGTCTAG
- a CDS encoding TetR family transcriptional regulator has product MTVRHRRGDVVARAIAVLDERGLEDWSMRRLAADLGVRPSALYHHFPGKDALLAAVADELLARGRRPAEVVTWESELRLVCVELRDAMRSHRDAAEVIAAAHARGVGAQEPQRRMEAALLRAGADPDLARVGANTLLHFAFAHVADDPSDFTLGLGIVLDGLAARIDVR; this is encoded by the coding sequence GTGACTGTCCGGCACCGGCGCGGCGACGTCGTCGCGCGGGCGATAGCGGTGCTCGACGAGCGCGGGCTCGAGGACTGGTCGATGCGCCGGCTCGCCGCCGACCTGGGAGTCCGACCGAGCGCCCTCTACCACCACTTCCCCGGGAAGGACGCGCTGCTCGCGGCGGTCGCCGACGAGCTGCTCGCCCGAGGCCGGCGGCCGGCCGAGGTCGTGACCTGGGAGTCGGAGCTGCGGCTGGTGTGCGTCGAGCTGCGCGACGCGATGCGCTCGCACCGCGACGCCGCCGAGGTGATCGCCGCTGCCCACGCACGGGGGGTCGGCGCACAGGAGCCCCAGCGGCGGATGGAGGCTGCGCTGCTCCGTGCCGGGGCGGACCCGGACCTGGCGAGGGTCGGTGCGAACACGCTGCTGCACTTCGCGTTCGCCCATGTCGCCGACGACCCGTCCGACTTCACGCTCGGGCTCGGGATCGTGCTCGACGGCCTCGCCGCCCGGATCGACGTACGTTAG